AGCATGATGAGGCCGCCGACCAGGTTGTAGAGGAGGAACTTGACGGCCGCGTACGAGCGCTGCGCGGCCGCGTTCTCGTCGGAGCCCGCGTGGGCCCGGTCGCCGAAGCCGCCGATGAGGAAGTACATCGGGATGAGCATGGCTTCGAAGAAGATGTAGAAGAGGAAGACGTCGGTGGCCTCGAAGGAGATGATCACCATCGCCTCGACCATGAGGATCAGGGCGAAGAAGCCCTGGGTCGGGCGCCAGCGCGAGGACTGCGTCTCCAGCGGGTCGGCGTCGTTCCAGCCGGCCGCGATCACGAAGGGGATGAGCAGGGCGGTGAGGGCGATGAGCACCACCCCGATGCCGTCCACCCCGAGCTCGTAGCGGACGCCGAAGTCGGCGATCCACGCGTGGGATTCGGTGAGCTGGTAGCGGTCGCCACCGGGCTCGAAGCGGACCGCGACGACCACGGCCAGGGCCAGCGTCGCCAGCGAGAACAGCAGCGCGAGCCATTTGGCGGCGGTCCGGCGGGCGGCCGGGACGGCCGCCGTCAGGATCGCGCCGACCGCGGGCACCGCCGCCGTCACCGTCAGAAGCGGGACATTCATCTCACACCGCCCTCATCAGCAGGGTCGCGGCGATCAGGATCGCCGTGCCCCCGAACATCGAGACCGCGTAGCTGCGGGCGTAGCCGTTCTGCAGCTTGCGCAGCCGGCCCGACAGCCCGCCGACCGAGGCGGCCGTCCCGTTGACCACGCCGTCGACCAGGCTGTGGTCCACGTAGACGAGCGAGCGGGTCAGGTGCTCCCCGCCGCGCACCAGCACGACGTGGTTGAAGTCGTCCTGGTAGAGGTCCCGCCGGGCCGCCCGGGTGAGGAGCGAGCCGCGCGGGGCGACGACCGGGACGGGCTTGCGGCCGTACATCGACCAGGCGACGGCGACACCGACGACCAGGACGGCCATGGTGGCCGCGGTGACCGTCAGGGCGCTGACCGGCGGGTGGCCGTGCTCGTAGCCGGTGACGGGCTCCAGCCACTTCAGGAACCGCTCGCCGATCTCGAAGAACCCGCCGGCGAAGACCGACCCGAAGGCCAGGACGATCATCGGGATGGTCATGGACCTCGGGGACTCGTGCGGGTGCGGGGCGTGGCCCTCGGCGTCGGGCTGCCAGCGCTTCTCGCCGAAGAAGGTGAGGAGCATGACGCGGGTCATGTAGAACGCGGTGATGCCGGCGCCCAGCAGGGTCACGCCGCCCAGGATCCAGCCCTGGGTGCCGCCCTTGGCGAAGGCCGCCTCGATGATCATGTCCTTGGAGAAGAAGCCGGACAGGCCGGGGAAGCCGATGATCGCGAGGTAGCCGAGGCCGAAGGTCACGAAGGTGATCGGCATGTGCGTGCGCAGGCCGCCGTACTTGCGCATGTCGACCTCGTCGTTCATCCCGTGCATCACGGAACCCGCGCCGAGGAAGAGGCCGGCCTTGAAGAAGCCGTGCGTGACCAGGTGCATGATGGCGAAGACGTAGCCGATCGGGCCGAGGCCGGCGGCCAGGATCATGTAGCCGATCTGCGACATCGTCGAGCCCGCGAGGGCCTTCTTGATGTCGTCCTTCGCGCAACCGACGACCGCACCGAAGAGCAGCGTGACCGCGCCCACGACGGTGACGACCAGCTGCGCGTCGGGGGCCCCGTTGAAGATGGCGCCGGAGCGGACGATCAGGTAGACGCCCGCGGTGACCATGGTGGCGGCGTGGATGAGGGCGGAGACCGGGGTCGGGCCCTCCATCGCGTCACCGAGCCAGGACTGCAGCGGCACCTGGGCGGACTTGCCGCACGCGGCCAGCAGCAGCATCAGGCCGATCGCCGTCAGCGTGCCCTCGGAGGTCTCGCCGACGGCACCGAGCACCGGCCCGAAGGCGAACGTTCCGAAGGTGGTGAACATCAGCATGATCGCGATCGAGAGGCCGATGTCGCCGACCCGGTTGACCAGGAAGGCCTTCTTCGCGGCGGTGGCCGCGCTGGGCTTGTGCTGCCAGAAGCCGATCAGGAGGTACGAGGCGAGGCCGACGCCCTCCCAGCCGAAGTACAGCAGCAGGTAGTTGTCGGCGATGACCAGCAGGAGCATCGCCGCGACGAACAGGTTGAGGTAGCCGAAGAAGCGGCGCCGGCGCTCGTCGTGCTCCATGTACCCGATCGAGTACACGTGGATGAGCGTGCCGACCCCGGAGATCAGCAGGACGAAGGTCATCGACAGCTGGTCCAGCTGGAAGGCCATGTCGGCCTGGAAGCCCTCCACCGGGATCCAGCTGAACAGGCGCTGGTGCAGGGTCCGGTCCTCGGCCCCGCGTCCCAGCATGTCCGCGAAGAGGGCGACGCCGAGGCCGAAGGAGACGGCCGCGAGCAGGGTGCCGATCCAGTGGCCGGCCTTGTCGAGGCGGCGGCCGCCGCACAGCAGCACCACCGCTCCGAGCAGGGGCGCCGCCACCAGCAGCGCAATCAGATTCTCCACTGTGAACGCCCCTTACAGCTTCATCAGGCTGGCGTCGTCGACCGAGGCCGAGTGGCGGGTACGGAAGAGCGACACGATGATCGCGAGGCCCACCACGACCTCCGCGGCGGCGACGACCATCGTGAAGAACGCGATGATCTGGCCGTCGAGGTTGCCGTGCATCCGCGAGAAGGTGACGAAGGCGAGGTTGCAGGCGTTGAGCATCAGCTCGACGCACATGAACAGCACGATCGCGTTCTTGCGGATCAGCACCCCGGCCGCACCGATGGTGAACAGCAGGGCCGCCAGGTACAGGTAGTTGACCGGATTCACTTCGAGGCCTCCTCACGGCCGAGCCGCTCCGAGGACCGCTGCTCCAGTGCCTTGAGGTCGTCGAGCGCCTGGCCGGAGACGTCCCGGATCTGGCCGCGGGCGCGCAGCGTCTTGCTGACGGTGAGCTCGGACGGGGTGCCGTCCGGCAGCAGGCCGGGGACGTCGACCGCGTTGTGCCGGGCGTAGACGCCGGGGGCGGGCAGCGGCGGGAGCTGGACGCCCTCGCGGACGCGGCGCTCGGCCAGCTCGCGCTGGGTGGCGGCGCGCTCGGTGCGCTCGCGGTGGGTGAGCACCATCGCGCCGACGGCCGCGGTGATCAGCAGCGCGCCGGTCATCTCGAAGGCGAAGACGTACTTGGTGAAGATCAACTGGGCCAGGCCCTCGACGTGGCCGGCGGAGTTGATCCGGCCCAGCCCGTTGAAGTGGGTGAGCCCGGCGTTGCCGATGCCGGCGATCAGCAGGATGCCGAAGCCGAGGCCGCACAGGGCGGCCAGCCAGCGCTGCCCCTTGATGGTCTCCTTGAGGGAGTCGGCGGCGGTGACGCCGACGAGCATGACCACGAAGAGGAAGAGCATCATGATCGCGCCGGTGTAGACGACGACCTGGACGACGCCCAGGAAGTACGCGCCGTTGGCGAGGTAGAAGACGGCCAGGATGATCATCGTCCCGGCCAGGCTCAGCGCGCTGTGCACGGCCTTCTTCATCAGGATCGTGGCCAGGGCGCCGACGACGGCGACCGTCCCCAGGACCCAGAACTGGACGGCCTCGCCCGTGGAGGTCAGGGAGGTCGCGGCGAGCGAGGTCGCTGCGGTGGCGGCGGCGCTCATGCCTGCACCTCCCCGGAGGGCTCGGCGACCTCGCCCCGGGACACCGCGACCTGCCGGACCGTGCCCGGGGCGGCCCCCGTCACCAGCCCGCGGTAGTAGTCGGTGTCGTCGGTGCCGGGGAAGATCGAGTGCGGTGCCTCGACCATGCCCTCGGTGAGGCCGGCGAGCAGCTGCTCCTTGGTGTAGATGAGCGACTCGCGGCTGGAGTCGGCCAGTTCGAACTCGTTCGTCATGGTCAGCGCCCGTGTCGGGCACGCCTCGACGCACAGCCCGCACAGGATGCAGCGGGCGTAGTTGATCTGGTAGACGGCGCCGTACCGCTCACCCGGGGAGTAGCGCTCCTCCTCGGTGTTGTCCGCGCCCTCGACGTAGATCGCGTCGGCGGGACAGGCCCAGGCGCACAGTTCGCACCCGATGCACTTCTCCAGACCGTCCGGGTGCCGGTTGAGCTGATGCCGTCCGTGGAAGCGCGGAGCGGTGGTCTTCTGCTGCTCCGGGTACTGCTCGGTGAGGCGCTTCTTGAACATGGCCTTGAAGGTCACGCCGAAGCCGGCCACCGGGTTCTGCCACTTGTCGTCGGACATCTCTCAAGCCTCCTCTCGGTCGTTGTCGGTGTTCGCCCCGCCGCTGGCGATCAGCTCCCGCTCGCCGCGCGCCCGTCGGCGCGGTACGGGGGCCGACTGCTGGCCGGGCTTGGGCGGTACGGGGAACCCGCCCGCCATCGGGTCGAAGGGCTCGGCCGCGGCCGCCGTGCCGGCCTCCTCGGCGGCGGCCCGTTCGCGCTTGTCGCGGAAGAGGTCGACGACGAAGGAGAGGAGCAGGATCGCCACGACGGCGCCGCCCACGTAGAGGACGATCTCGCTGAAGTCGTAGGCCTCGTTGCGCAGGGCGCGGACGGTGGCGACGAGCATCAGCCAGACCACGGAGACCGGGATCAGGACCTTCCAGCCGAGCTTCATCAGCTGGTCGTAGCGCACGCGCGGGAGCGTGCCGCGCAGCCAGATGAAGAAGAAGAGGAGCAGCTGGACCTTGATGACGAACCAGAGCATCGGCCACCAGCCGTGGTTCGCGCCCTCCCAGAAGGTGCTGATCGGGTACGGGGCCCGCCAGCCGCCCAGGAAGAGGGTGACCGAGACGGCCGAGACGGTGACCATGTTGACGTACTCGGCGAGCATGAACAGCGCGAACTTGATGCTGGAGTACTCGGTGTTGAAGCCGCCGACGAGGTCGCCCTCGGACTCCGGCATGTCGAAGGGGGCGCGGTTGGTCTCGCCGACCATCGTGATGACGTAGATGATGAAGGAGACCGGCAGCAGCACGATGTACCAGCGGTCCGCCTGGGCCTCCACGATCGCCGAGGTCGACATCGACCCGGAGTAGAGGAAGACGGAGGCGAAGGCCGCGCCCATCGCGATCTCGTAGGAGATCATCTGCGCGCAGGAGCGCAGGCCGCCGAGGAGCGGGTAGGTCGAGCCGGAGGACCAGCCGGCCAGGACGATGCCGTAGATGCCGACCGAGGCCACGGCGAGGATGTAGAGCATCGCGATGGGCAGGTCGGTCAGCTGCATCGTGGTGCGCTGGCCGAAGATGGAGACCTCGTTGCCCGCGGGCCCGAAGGGGATGACCGCGATGGCCATGAAGGCCGGGATCGCCGCGATGATCGGGGCGAGGACGTAGACGACCTTGTCGGCCCGCTTGACGATCAGGTCTTCCTTGAGCATCAGCTTCACGCCGTCGGCGAGCGACTGGAGCATGCCCCAGGGGCCGTGCCGGTTGGGGCCGATGCGCAGCTGCATCCAGGCGACGACCTTGCGCTCCCACACGATGGAGAACAGCACGGTCACCATCAGGAAGGCGAAGCAGAACACCGCCTTGAGGACGACGAGCCACCAGACGTCGCGGCCGAAGAGGGAAAGGTCCTCCGCGGCGAGCTGTACCGCGTTCACGCGCCCACCTCCGCAGTGGTGTCGCCTGCGCCGGCCGGGGTCGCCGGGCCGATGCGTACGAGGGTGCCCGGGCGGGCGCCGGTGTCGGCGAGGACGCCGGAGCCGGTGGAGTTCAGCGGGAGCCAGACGACCCGGTCGGGCATCTCGGTGATCCGCAACGGCAGTTCGACGGTTCCGGCCGGGCCGGTGACCGCGAGGACGTCGCCGTTCTTGACGCCCGTCTCGGCGGCCGTGGCGGCCGAGAGCCGGGCCGCGGCCTCGTGCCGGGTGCCGGCGAGGGCGTCGTCGCCGTCCTGGAGGCGGCCCTGGTCGAGGAGGAGCCGGTGGCCCGCGAGGACCGCCTCGCCCGCTCCGGGCCGCGGCAGCGGCTCGGTGCCGGTGGACTGCTCGGTCGCGAGCGCCCCCTCCCAGGGGCCGAGCCGCTCCAGCTCGCGGCGTACGGCGTGGACGTCGGGCAGGGCGATCGGCCGGTCGGCCGCGTCGGCCAGCATGTGCAGCACGCGGGAGTCGGCGGGGGCCAGGCGGCGGGTCATCTGGTCGGGCTTGAGCGCGGCCTCGAAGGGCCGGAGCCTGCCCTCCCAGTTGATGAACGCGCCGGCCTTCTCGGCGACGGCGGCGACCGGGAGGACCACGTCGGCGTGGTCGGTGACCTCGCTCGGCCGCAGTTCCAGCGAGACCACGAAGGCCTCCTGGAGCGCGGTGCGGGCGCGGGCCGGGTCGGGCAGGTCGGTGACCTCCACGCCCCCGACCAGCAGGGCGGCCAGTTCGCCGCCGGCCGCGGCCTCGACGATCTGGCCGGTGTCGCGGCCGTAGCGGTGCGGGAGCTCGTCCACGCCCCAGGCGGTGGCGACCTCGTCGCGGGCCCGCGGGTCGGTGGCCGGACGGCCGCCGGGCAGCAGGGACGGCAGCGCGCCCGCCTCGACGGCGGCCCGCTCCCCGGCCCGGCGCGGGATCCACACCAGCTCGGCGCCGGTCGCGGTGGCGGCCCGTACGGCGGCGGTCAGCGCGCCGGGCACCCCGGCGAGCCGCTCGCCGACGACGATGACCGCCCCGGGCCCGCGCAGTGCCTCGGCGGCCTCGGCGCCGCCGGCCTCCAGGCCGGTGCGGGTGGCCAGCGCGTCGAGCCACTCGGGCTCGGTGCCGGGCGCGGCGGCCAGCAGGGTGCCGCCCGCCTTCTGCAGGCCGCGGGTGGCGAAGGGGGCCAGGGCGAAGGTCCGCTGCTTGTGCCTGCGGTGGCCCTTGCGCAGCCGCAGGAAGACGCCGGGGGCCTCCTCCTCGGCCTCGATGCCGACGAGGAGCACGGCCGGGGCCGACTCCAGCGAGGTGAAGGTGGGGCCGGTGCCGTCGAGGTCCTTGCCGGTGCCGGCGACGGAGGCGGCCAGGAAGTCGGCCTCCTCCGCGCTGTGCACGCGGGCCCGGAAGTCGATGTCGTTGGTGTCGAGGACCACGCGGGCGAACTTGGCGTACGCGTAGGCGTCCTCGACGGTCAGCCGGCCGCCGGTCAGTACGCCGGACCGGCCGCGCGCCGCCGCGAGTCCGTTCGCCGCGGCCTCCAGGGCCTCGGGCCAGCTCGCCGGGGCGAGGACCCCGTCGGTGCCGCGCACCAGCGGGGTGGTGAGCCGGTCGGGGCGCTGCGCGTAGCGGAAGCCGAAGCGGCCCTTGTCGCAGATCCACTCCTCGTTGACCTCGGGGTCCTCGGCGGCCAGGCGGCGCAGCACCTTGCCGCGCCGGTGGTCGGTGCGGGTCGCGCAGCCGCCCGCGCAGTGCTCGCACACGCTCGGGGAGGAGACGAGGTCGAAGGGGCGGGAGCGGAACCGGTAGGCGGCCGAGGTGAGGGCGCCGACGGGGCAGATCTGGATGGTGTTGCCGGAGAAGTACGACTCGAACGGGTCGCCCTCGCCGGTGCCGACCTGCTGGAGCGCGCCGCGCTCCAGCAGCTCGATCATCGGGTCGCCGGCGATCTCGTTGGAGAAGCGGGTGCAGCGCGCGCACAGGACGCAGCGCTCGCGGTCCAGCAGCACCTGGGTGGAGATGGCGACGGGCTTCTCGTAGGTGCGCTTGCGGCCCTCGAAGCGGGATTCGGCGTTGCCGTGCGACATGGCCTGGTTCTGCAGCGGGCACTCGCCGCCCTTGTCGCAGACCGGGCAGTCCAGCGGGTGGTTGATGAGCAGCAGCTCCATCACCCCGCGCTGGGCCTTGTCGGCGACCTCGGAGGTGAGCTGGGTCTTGACGACCATGCCGTCGGTGCAGGTGATGGTGCAGGAGGCCATCGGCTTGCGCTGGCCCTCGACCTCGACGATGCACTGGCGGCAGGCGCCGGCGGGCGGGAGGAGGGGGTGGTCGCAGAACCGGGGGATCTCGATGCCGAGCTGTTCGGCGGCCCGGATGACCAGGGTCCCCTTGGGCACGGACATCTCGATGCCGTCGATGGTCAGCGAGACCAGGTCCTCGGGCGGCACCGCGGCCTCGCCGCCACCGGCGGGAGCGTTCGTGGTGACGGTCATGCGTTCACCTCCGTGTCAGCCCAGAGGGTCGACTTCTTGGGGTCGAAGGGGCAGCCCCGGCCCGTGATGTGCTGCTCGTACTCCTCGCGGAAGTACCTGAGCGAGGAGAAGATCGGGCTGGCGGCGCCGTCGCCGAGGGCGCAGAACGACTTGCCGTTGATGTTGTCGGCGATGTCGTTGAGCTTGTCCAGGTCGGACATGACGCCCTTGCCGGCCTCGATGTCCCGCAGCAACTGCACGAGCCAGTAGGTGCCTTCGCGGCAGGGGGTGCACTTGCCGCAGGACTCGTGGGCGTAGAACTCGGTCCACCGGGTGACGGCCCGCACCACGCAGGTCGTCTCGTCGAAGCACTGGAGCGCCTTGGTGCCGAGCATGGAGCCGGCCGCGCCGACGCCCTCGTAGTCGAGGGGGACGTCGAGGTGCTCGTCGGTGAACATCGGGGTGGAGGAGCCGCCGGGGGTCCAGAACTTCAGCCGGTGGCCGGGCCGCATCCCGCCGCTCATGTCGAGGAGCTGGCGCAGGGTGATGCCGAGCGGTGCCTCGTACTGGCCGGGTCCGGAGACGTGCCCGGAGAGCGAGTACAGGGTGAAGCCGGGGGACTTCTCGGTGCCCATCGCCTTGAACCAGTCCTTGCCCTGGTTCAGGATCGCGGGGACGGAGGCGATGGACTCGACGTTGTTCACCACGGTGGGGCACGCGTACAGCCCCTCGACGGCGGGGAAGGGCGGCCGCAGCCGGGGCTGGCCGCGCCGGCCTTCGAGGGAGTCGAGCAGGGCGGTCTCCTCGCCGCAGATGTACGCTCCCGCGCCCGCGTGCACCGTGATGTCGAGCTTGAGCCCGCTGCCGAGCACGTCCTCCCCGAGGTAGCCGGCCGCGTACGCCTCGCGCACCGCCTCGTGCAGGCGGCGCAGGACCGGGACGACCTCGCCGCGCAGGTAGATGAACGCGTGCTCGGAGCGGATCGCGTAGCAGGCGATGATCATTCCCTCGATGAGGGAGTGCGGGTTGGCGAAGAGGAGGGGGATGTCCTTGCAGGTCCCCGGCTCCGACTCGTCCGCGTTCACGACGAGGTAGTGCGGCTTGCCGTCGCCCTGCGGGATGAACTGCCACTTCATGCCGGTGGGGAACCCCGCGCCGCCGCGTCCGCGCAGACCGGAGTCCTTGACGTAGGCGATCAGGTCGTCGGGGGTCATCGCGAGCGCCTTGCGCAGGCCCTCGTACCCCTCGTGGCGCCGGTAGGTCTCCAGCGTCCACGACCCGGGTTCGTCCCAGAACGCCGAGAGGACGGGCGCGAGGAGCTTCTCGGGGCTGGATCCGCCGCCGGCCTCGGGCCGGGAGCCGCCTCCGTTGCTCAGTTCCGATGACACGGTCATCACTCCCCTCCCTCGGCGGTGGCCTCGCCCCGCGGGTGCACGATCGAAGGCTGCGGGGATTCGCCGCGGGCGATGCGCAGGCCGATGAGGGAGGCCGGGCCGGCGCCGCCGGTGGCCTCCACCGCGCCGTCGCGCTCGTCCGGGAACCCGGCGAGGATGCGGGCCGTCTCCTTGTACGTGCACAGCGGCGCGCCGCGGGTCGGTGCCACGGGGCGGCCGGCCAGCAGGTCGTCGACCACGGCCTTGGCGGACTCGGGGGTCTGGTTGTCGAAGAACTCCCAGTTCACCATCATCACGGGGGCGAAGTCGCAGGCCGCGTTGCACTCGATGTGCTCCAGCGTGACCTTGCCGTCCGGGGTGGTCTCGTTGTTGCCGACCCCGAGGTGTTCCTTGAGCTCGTCGAAGATGGCGTCGCCGCCCATGACGGCGCACAGGGTGTTGGTGCAGACGCCGACCTGGTAGTCGCCGGAGGGCTTGCGGCGGTACATCGTGTAGAAGGTGGCCACGGCCGTGACCTCGGCGGTGGTCAGGCCCAGCACCTCGGCGCAGAAGCGGATGCCGGTGCGCGAGACGTATCCCTCCTGCGACTGCGTGAGGTGGAGCAGCGGCAGCAGTGCGGACCGGCTGTCGGGGTAGCGGGCGATGACCTCGGCCGCGTCCGCCGCGAGCCGCTCGCGGACCTCCGCCGGATAGTCCGGGGCGGGGAGCTGGGGCATGCCCAGCGAGATGTCGGTCATCGGTCGACGCCTCCCATCACGGGGTCGATGGAGGCGACGGCGACGATGACGTCGGCGACCTGGCCGCCCTCGCACATCGCCGCCATGGCCTGCAGGTTGGTGAAGGACGGGTCGCGGAAGTGGACCCGGTAGGGGCGGGTGCCGCCGTCGGAGACCACGTGGACGCCGAGTTCGCCCTTGGGCGACTCGACGGCCGCGTACGCCTGGCCGGCCGGGACCCGGAAGCCCTCGGTCACCAGCTTGAAGTGGTGGATGAGGGCTTCCATGGAGGTGCCCATGATGTTCTTGATGTGGTCGAGCGAGTTGCCGAGTCCGTCCGGGCCCATGGCGAGCTGCGCGGGCCAGGCGATCTTCTTGTCGGCGACCATGACCGGTCCCGGCTCCAGCCGGTCCAGGCACTGTTCGACGATCCGCAGCGACTGGCGCATCTCCTCCAGGCGGATCAGGAACCGCCCGTAGGAGTCGCAGGTCTCGGTGGTCGGCACGTCGAACTCGTAGGTCTCGTAACCGCAGTACGGGTCGGACTTGCGCAGGTCGTGCGGGAGGCCGGCGGAGCGCAGGATCGGTCCGGTGGCGCCGAGCGCCATGGCGCCGGTGAGGTCGAGGTAGCCGACGTCCTGCATGCGGGCCTTGAAGATGGGGTTGCCGGTGGCGAGCTGGTCGTACTCCGGCAGGTTCTTCTTCATGGTCTTGATGAACGCGCGCAGTTGGTCGACGGCGCCGGGGGGCAGGTCCTGCGCGAGGCCGCCGGGGCGGACGAACGCGTGGTTCATGCGCAGGCCGGTGATCAGCTCGAAGACGTCGAGGATGAGCTCGCGGTCCCGGAACCCGTAGATCATGATCGTGGTCGCGCCCAGCTCCATGCCGCCGGTGGCGATGCACACCAGGTGGGAGGAGAGCCGGTTGAGCTCCATCAGGAGCACCCGGATGACGCTCGCGCGGTCGGGGATCTGGTCGGTGATGCCGAGGAGCTTCTCGACGCCGAGGCAGTAGGCCGTCTCGTTGAAGAACGGCGTCAGGTAGTCCATGCGCGTGACGAAGGTGGTGCCCTGCGTCCAGTTGCGGTATTCGAGGTTCTTCTCGATGCCGGTGTGCAGGTAGCCGATGCCGCAGCGGGCCTCGGTGACCGTCTCGCCGTCGATCTCCAGGATCAGGCGGAGCACGCCGTGGGTGGACGGGTGCTGCGGTCCCATGTTGACGACGATCCGCTCGTCGTCCGCGCGGGCCGCCGACTGGACGATCTCGTCCCAGTCGCCGCCGGTGACGGTGTAGACGAGGCCTTCGGTGGTCTCCCGGGAGGAGGCGTGTGAAGTGGACATCAGCTGTACGACCTCCGCTGGTCGGGAGCCGGGATCTGGGCGCCCTTGTACTCGACGGCGATGCCGCCGAGCGGGTAGTCCTTGCGCTGCGGGAAACCCTGCCAGTCGTCCGGCATCATGATCCGGGTGAGCGCCGGGTGCCCGTCGAAGACCAGGCCGAAGAAGTCGTAGGTCTCGCGCTCGTGCCAGTCGTTGGTCGGGTAGACCGCGACGAGCGAGGGCACGTGCGGGTCGGCGTCCGGCGCGGACACTTCCAGCCGCAGCAGGCGCCCGTGGGTGAGCGAGCGCAGGTGGTAGACGGCGTGCAGCTCGCGGCCCTTGTCGCCGGGGAAGTGCACGCCGGAGACGCCGGTGCAGAGCTCGAAGCGCAGCGCCGGGTCGTCGCGCAGGGTGGAGGCGACCCGGACGAGGTGCTCGCGGGCGATGTGGAAGGTGAGCTCGCCCCGGTCGACCACCGTCTTCTCGATGGCGTTGCCGGGGGCCAGGCCCTGTTCCTCCAGGGCGCCTTCGAGCTCGTCGGCCACTTCGTCGAAGTAGGAGCCGTACGGGCGGGAGGTGGCCCCGGGGAGGGCCACGGTGCGGACGAGGCCGCCGTAGCCGCTGGTGTCGCCGCCCGCGGCGGCTCCGAACATGCCCTTGCGGACGCCGATGACCTCGGGTCCCCGGCCCCGGGGTGCGGGGAGGGTGCCGCCGTTCTCCGGCTCTTGGGTGTCGCTCACCGGAGCAGCCCCTTCATCTCGATGGTGGGGAGTGCCTTGAGGGCCGCCTCCTCCGCTTCGCGGGCGGCCTCTTCCCGGTTCACGCCGAGCTTCGAGCCCTGGATCTTCTGGTGGAGCTTGAGGATCGCGTCCATGAGCATCTCGGGGCGGGGCGGGCAGCCGGGGAGGTAGATGTCCACCGGGACGATGTGGTCGACGCCCTGGACGATCGCGTAGTTGTTGAACATGCCGCCCGAGGAGGCGCACACCCCCATGGAGATGACCCATTTGGGAGCGGGCATCTGGTCGTA
Above is a window of Streptomyces subrutilus DNA encoding:
- the nuoI gene encoding NADH-quinone oxidoreductase subunit NuoI, which encodes MSDDKWQNPVAGFGVTFKAMFKKRLTEQYPEQQKTTAPRFHGRHQLNRHPDGLEKCIGCELCAWACPADAIYVEGADNTEEERYSPGERYGAVYQINYARCILCGLCVEACPTRALTMTNEFELADSSRESLIYTKEQLLAGLTEGMVEAPHSIFPGTDDTDYYRGLVTGAAPGTVRQVAVSRGEVAEPSGEVQA
- the nuoF gene encoding NADH-quinone oxidoreductase subunit NuoF — encoded protein: MTVSSELSNGGGSRPEAGGGSSPEKLLAPVLSAFWDEPGSWTLETYRRHEGYEGLRKALAMTPDDLIAYVKDSGLRGRGGAGFPTGMKWQFIPQGDGKPHYLVVNADESEPGTCKDIPLLFANPHSLIEGMIIACYAIRSEHAFIYLRGEVVPVLRRLHEAVREAYAAGYLGEDVLGSGLKLDITVHAGAGAYICGEETALLDSLEGRRGQPRLRPPFPAVEGLYACPTVVNNVESIASVPAILNQGKDWFKAMGTEKSPGFTLYSLSGHVSGPGQYEAPLGITLRQLLDMSGGMRPGHRLKFWTPGGSSTPMFTDEHLDVPLDYEGVGAAGSMLGTKALQCFDETTCVVRAVTRWTEFYAHESCGKCTPCREGTYWLVQLLRDIEAGKGVMSDLDKLNDIADNINGKSFCALGDGAASPIFSSLRYFREEYEQHITGRGCPFDPKKSTLWADTEVNA
- a CDS encoding NADH-quinone oxidoreductase subunit J encodes the protein MSAAATAATSLAATSLTSTGEAVQFWVLGTVAVVGALATILMKKAVHSALSLAGTMIILAVFYLANGAYFLGVVQVVVYTGAIMMLFLFVVMLVGVTAADSLKETIKGQRWLAALCGLGFGILLIAGIGNAGLTHFNGLGRINSAGHVEGLAQLIFTKYVFAFEMTGALLITAAVGAMVLTHRERTERAATQRELAERRVREGVQLPPLPAPGVYARHNAVDVPGLLPDGTPSELTVSKTLRARGQIRDVSGQALDDLKALEQRSSERLGREEASK
- a CDS encoding NADH-quinone oxidoreductase subunit G codes for the protein MTVTTNAPAGGGEAAVPPEDLVSLTIDGIEMSVPKGTLVIRAAEQLGIEIPRFCDHPLLPPAGACRQCIVEVEGQRKPMASCTITCTDGMVVKTQLTSEVADKAQRGVMELLLINHPLDCPVCDKGGECPLQNQAMSHGNAESRFEGRKRTYEKPVAISTQVLLDRERCVLCARCTRFSNEIAGDPMIELLERGALQQVGTGEGDPFESYFSGNTIQICPVGALTSAAYRFRSRPFDLVSSPSVCEHCAGGCATRTDHRRGKVLRRLAAEDPEVNEEWICDKGRFGFRYAQRPDRLTTPLVRGTDGVLAPASWPEALEAAANGLAAARGRSGVLTGGRLTVEDAYAYAKFARVVLDTNDIDFRARVHSAEEADFLAASVAGTGKDLDGTGPTFTSLESAPAVLLVGIEAEEEAPGVFLRLRKGHRRHKQRTFALAPFATRGLQKAGGTLLAAAPGTEPEWLDALATRTGLEAGGAEAAEALRGPGAVIVVGERLAGVPGALTAAVRAATATGAELVWIPRRAGERAAVEAGALPSLLPGGRPATDPRARDEVATAWGVDELPHRYGRDTGQIVEAAAGGELAALLVGGVEVTDLPDPARARTALQEAFVVSLELRPSEVTDHADVVLPVAAVAEKAGAFINWEGRLRPFEAALKPDQMTRRLAPADSRVLHMLADAADRPIALPDVHAVRRELERLGPWEGALATEQSTGTEPLPRPGAGEAVLAGHRLLLDQGRLQDGDDALAGTRHEAAARLSAATAAETGVKNGDVLAVTGPAGTVELPLRITEMPDRVVWLPLNSTGSGVLADTGARPGTLVRIGPATPAGAGDTTAEVGA
- the nuoL gene encoding NADH-quinone oxidoreductase subunit L; this encodes MENLIALLVAAPLLGAVVLLCGGRRLDKAGHWIGTLLAAVSFGLGVALFADMLGRGAEDRTLHQRLFSWIPVEGFQADMAFQLDQLSMTFVLLISGVGTLIHVYSIGYMEHDERRRRFFGYLNLFVAAMLLLVIADNYLLLYFGWEGVGLASYLLIGFWQHKPSAATAAKKAFLVNRVGDIGLSIAIMLMFTTFGTFAFGPVLGAVGETSEGTLTAIGLMLLLAACGKSAQVPLQSWLGDAMEGPTPVSALIHAATMVTAGVYLIVRSGAIFNGAPDAQLVVTVVGAVTLLFGAVVGCAKDDIKKALAGSTMSQIGYMILAAGLGPIGYVFAIMHLVTHGFFKAGLFLGAGSVMHGMNDEVDMRKYGGLRTHMPITFVTFGLGYLAIIGFPGLSGFFSKDMIIEAAFAKGGTQGWILGGVTLLGAGITAFYMTRVMLLTFFGEKRWQPDAEGHAPHPHESPRSMTIPMIVLAFGSVFAGGFFEIGERFLKWLEPVTGYEHGHPPVSALTVTAATMAVLVVGVAVAWSMYGRKPVPVVAPRGSLLTRAARRDLYQDDFNHVVLVRGGEHLTRSLVYVDHSLVDGVVNGTAASVGGLSGRLRKLQNGYARSYAVSMFGGTAILIAATLLMRAV
- the nuoH gene encoding NADH-quinone oxidoreductase subunit NuoH, with product MNAVQLAAEDLSLFGRDVWWLVVLKAVFCFAFLMVTVLFSIVWERKVVAWMQLRIGPNRHGPWGMLQSLADGVKLMLKEDLIVKRADKVVYVLAPIIAAIPAFMAIAVIPFGPAGNEVSIFGQRTTMQLTDLPIAMLYILAVASVGIYGIVLAGWSSGSTYPLLGGLRSCAQMISYEIAMGAAFASVFLYSGSMSTSAIVEAQADRWYIVLLPVSFIIYVITMVGETNRAPFDMPESEGDLVGGFNTEYSSIKFALFMLAEYVNMVTVSAVSVTLFLGGWRAPYPISTFWEGANHGWWPMLWFVIKVQLLLFFFIWLRGTLPRVRYDQLMKLGWKVLIPVSVVWLMLVATVRALRNEAYDFSEIVLYVGGAVVAILLLSFVVDLFRDKRERAAAEEAGTAAAAEPFDPMAGGFPVPPKPGQQSAPVPRRRARGERELIASGGANTDNDREEA
- the nuoK gene encoding NADH-quinone oxidoreductase subunit NuoK; its protein translation is MNPVNYLYLAALLFTIGAAGVLIRKNAIVLFMCVELMLNACNLAFVTFSRMHGNLDGQIIAFFTMVVAAAEVVVGLAIIVSLFRTRHSASVDDASLMKL